In Felis catus isolate Fca126 chromosome B1, F.catus_Fca126_mat1.0, whole genome shotgun sequence, the sequence TTTAGTCACTAAATGTGTGCCCAGTACCTAGATCTGCTtggtacttaaaaaaatcctctgaTGAAATGGAGGCAAATCTTCCTTAGCTCTTTCTTTCTAAAcatgtgtaattaaaaaacagaatctaaacatttgtttaatgtgatatttcaaaagaaaggggtgcctaggtggcttattcggttaagcgtctgacttcggctcaggtcatgatctcatggcttatgagttctgctgttagcacagagcctgcttcgtatccattttctccccctctctctctgcccctcccacacctatgctctttctctctctcaaaaataaacactaaaaaaaaaaaaaaaagggaaattcacAGTTGCAGTATGCTCTTTAACATACCCTTAATTCATTGTGGATTTTTGTTTGTCatgttgttctttattttaatcttGCCTAGACAATGGTCCTTTCCCACCCATCCCCTTTGTGAACTAATTTTGCCAGGGACACATTTCTTGTATTCATTTAAACTTGAAGAAACTCAAGAACTGTAGGATGTAACACATagtaattgtgtgtgttgtgcaTTCTGAAAAACTGTTGTGATTTCCAGTATGAGCGACAATGCAGTATGTTTAAATCATTTGATCTAAACTGAGAGTGTCTCGCCTTacataattatgatttttatttatttatttatttatttatttatttatttatctatctatctatttattttttcaacgttttttttttttttttttttttaatttttgggacagagagagacagagcatgaacgggggaggggcagagagagaggcagacacagaatcggaaacaggctccaggctctgagccatcagcccagagcccgacgcggggctcgaactcacggaccgcgagatcgtgacctgactgaagtcggacgcttaaccaactgcgccacccaggcgcctcatataattatgatttttaaatctacTTGGAACTTCTCAAAAGCAGGATGTATCTGCAGTGTTTATACCACACTACACGGTGACGATTTTATCATTTACCACAGACGAATGGCAGTGCAACAGATGCTGTCATATACATTTCTTTGTAATGTGTGGATACTTTACCCGGAGAATCTTGGGGAGGGTTCGTGGTGTTAATTTGGAGGGCCATtgctcccctccagccccacaaAGTAGATTCTTACCCTATGTCATTTGGGACCATTGTTTTATAGTGAATGCCCACTCTCAGACTGGAAGTAAATTGGACTGAAACTTAGCAATCACCTTTTTCCTAAACCTTTTCCCTGTATTTTTCAGTGCAAGGTAGGATTTTGCTATAAACGAAATAGCCGCAAGGAACCTCTTAAGGTTGTCAGTATAGAAAGCACCGCCGCAAGCAGCAGCCATGCCTGCAGAAGGAGGGAAGACGGATATGGAGAGGATTGGCCTCTTCAGTGAGATGGAGTATGTTACTGTTGGTGATAAATATGTGTCCTCATTTAATCGTAAGTATATCTGGTTTTCTTTACAGCCTAATAGTGGGTGTTCTATAGGAAATTTTGGATTTAATATTTGggttaaatgatatttttaatgctctatattttaaagcattaagttttatttttttttattttgagagagagaaggagaatgagaatgagaatccactgacgaactgtgagatcctcacctgagccaaaatgaagagtcagatgcttaacccactgagtcaccgaGGCTCCCCTTAAAGCATTAACTTTAAAGTCgaataaatttatgaaatttcAGTACAGTTAAGAGAGAACTTAGTTTCGTAAGAGCAGGAAGCTTCTTTCGTTGGGATACCCTACTTTCTTACATTCTCTTCATAGATAATTTCACTTCTTTCCGAAGGTGCATGGCAGTTTTCTCTCAGAATATTTTGCTCAGATGGGACACTGCTATGCAAGCAGCATTTACGTTTGCATCCCAAACGGCCATCCATGATTACTTTCTTGAAGAATGAAATGCTGTGTGAATAGCTGAGGGAGTTTTAGAAGagtcataaataataaaaagagctaaagtaaataaacattttatatgtctTAGTTAAATTTCTGGCTATTCAATGACTTCTTTGTTACAAATAGAATACACTGACATGAAACATCTCCAAGATatattgttaaataaacaaaaaaatcaaggtgCAGAATAGTTTATTATACAGCATGCtaagcattaaaaatggaaaaggatatatatgaaaatattcatcGGGACATGCCTAAACATTCTCTGGAAAACAAATATCACGAATTCCCTtgggagaggaagtgggtggcCGAGTGTGGAGgaaaatttattgtaaaaacatttatattactGAATTTGGAACCATGTGAATATACtaccttttcaaaaatttaagttaaaaaaatcagtgatacaaattcatatttaaataactaGTTGCTTTAAGGATTGTTCACACTTCAAAAAAGTTTTCACATTGGTGAAGGACTTCCCAAATTGAGCTCTTCTAGATCTAAGTTATAATAGAAGttctacatatttataaaaaccttttaaaaaattgcccaCAAGTActtcattgtataaatataacacatttatttatctgctttcctgttggtggacatttgagttgtttcctgTATTTGAATATTATGAAtgaaactgctatgaacattccggTTCATGCCTTTTAGTGGATATAGACACTTATATGTCTTGAGTATATATCTAGGAGGGGAATTGCCTCATTTTGATTATGGAACACCATTCCCTTcaacctaaacacacacacacacacacacacacacacacacatacatacatacacacacacactcatatacatGTACTTACTGATGATCTCACATGGTGTTTCCTAATATATAGAGGGGGAAGCATTAGATTAGATGATTGTTAGGGTCTCTCCCAGCTCTAAAAGTCAGAATCTATAACCAAGACCTTGatctaattattaaaatattgtgaTGGAAACCTCTTAGGTCTTATTGTCAATGTGGTCTATAATGTAGAGCTTTCAGTGAGCATTTTGAGACAGCATTTTAGAGCTCAAAACTCAAAATTAGAGATGGCCCAAATCAAAGTTTGGAACTTTTCTCAGTTGCTTTTCATGTTCTTTAATTATTAGTGAACTCAAAATGATGatattcctaatttatttttaaaggaccCTTTAATGACGCtgcaagcaaaaataaacagatgctACCTGGGGGATCCAAAGCAATGTCAAATCTCCAGGCAGGTTATTTTGATCCCCATTTTGTAAGGATATTTGAAGGTGAAGGCTATGTAAATCTGAATCAAGTGAGGAGACGGCATATGATGGAAGAAGCCAAAAAAAACCTAGGCAAAGCCTTCCTCCCTAGTAATGGAGATAAAAAGCCGTAAGTGTTTGGGGCAAAAGTCATAAATTCATTTCCTGCACCTTTCTCTCCTCTAGCCcaaattaagtatttttctaGAGGACTTACTTAagtatgattgattttttttagagtATGATTTTTAGGATGAGCTTATCTCCGGTGGAGACAGTTATATTGGATGATATAGTTGACGGGTAGTTTTAGTTAACTAGATCCTCATCTCATTAAATTTATGCTTATGACACTGCTATTAGTTTATATAATAAAAGCCAgataaataatgcaaataaatttGTTTGAAAATCTTGAAAAAACTGCCTTGGGTCATCATTATCTGTGTCCTTCACTATTTTTTCTGCTTtgcaaaaattttttagaaagtataaataaaaattgtaaaatttggTGAAGcctttttcttgataaaaagtaATTTATCAAGACatgctatttaaaaacaattgtaaAGGTAATGCATGGACTTAAACAATATTTTAGTTGTGACAGTTGTCAATgtgaagtttcattttttttatctttaaaccattgaacaaagaaaatcatatagTCTGTTATATCATATTATTTGGCTGAGCTTTATAATAAGATGCTAATGCACACTCTATAATGTTGACTGTCTCTGTAGAATTTATGAAAGATGAGGATTGGTTGAAGGCCAATTTTGTGCTTGTGCTATTTTTTTGAGGTTAGTAAAACTGCAATTTTCTGAATTAATGGAAACTATTTTCACTTCCTAAAGATTGTGAAATTTTGTTTATGTGGAACATTTAAGAtaagcataaaaaattaaaaacatctcacCTCAAAATTTGTGACTTTGAAAAATGGGCGAAATaagactaaaaactaaaaaaaaaatggttgcttTTTTCTTGCCAGTGTTGGGCAAGTCAattccattacatatattttgctcctttttcagtcatttttttgtGAATTGTCAAATATGTATAACACAAaatttgctgttttaatttgctccgttttttaaaaactgtatttcagaTGTGGGTTAGGAACCTACTATGGCACAATAGGCGGTCCGGTGCCATTCTTCAGCACACAGTTGAAACCCAGAGACAAATATGAGGTACCTGGAAAGAATTTATACACAAACCCgggaaagaaaggaacaggatATGGGTAAGATACTTTTCATGGTCTCATATAATTTGttttgaagttaaataaaatttaaaatttctgaatcATGAAGTCActattacttaattttttcttccttagctaTGCAAATATTACCATAGGTAAACAGTTTTCACACTCTGCTGATTTCTACGATGCACCCAAACtaaattttaaggtaaaataatctaattttaactttcttcAATCTTTCTCTTAGTTGAAGTCGAGAATTCATTTGTGATCTAATTATGGattgctttattttatctatatttgtGTTACCAGGGCAATGGTAGACCGATATCTATGAATTGtgataattttacctttttgatACTAGATTTCCATATCTCGCTGTAGATCTTCTCAGCTCTTCCCAGGATGAGCTTTTATCTCTTGCTAATTTACTACATCTACCTTATATCTCTCTAAACTAGCTGTGAGACCTTTCTTACTTGGCCTAATCAGCTATACCTATTTTTGAGTAGAGGAGTCATGTCCTAACCCTTAGGACACCACCACACCCTAATATGTTGTGCCTAAGACAGTAGTGGTGGTACTTTTGGCCTAATTAAGCCATTCTGGTAAATGAGTGGAATGCAGGAGTGATGGGAGGTAAGAAGGTGGAAGGTAGAGAATGGATGAACACCTACAGAAGAGAGAGTAATAGGATGAGAAGAGAGTGCTCACTGTACtaaaccacagaaataaaagctaaatgtACTGGTATATGCCTCTACactcattttatataatatttgacTTAGAACGAAACATAGTCACTTGTATGCAGAATGCCTACATGAGAATGAGTAGAGGAACCCTTGTAAATATTGGGACACTGTCAACATAATTTAACAATTTCCATATAACAAAAAAGCTGGTATTGATGAAAAGTCAAGTTTGGacattaaacaacagaaattaaatagcaagcattttattagtttttgttttaggCCTGCAGTCTTCCAACAATTATGCTGTGGTGACTTTAAGCAGCAGAGGGGCTACGAGATAGAAGGATAGTGGCCATTTTTAGTGTGTCCAAACTCAAGCAAAGTTTTCTATTAAATTGGGCAGAAATCTTGGTCATTTAATAAGcatctttgtttctgtgtgtggATTATTAGAAAATTAATGTATAAACTGCTTTTCATCTGTAGGAATAATAATACATGATATAAACATATACAAGGCAACTTTATCAGTGGCTCAGTAATGAGTCTTTTATCCTAAATTTTATGTGGTAAGATACTTTTCTCTCCTTAttgtaaagttctttttttatattcagaACTTATTATTTATAAGTCAGTTATTTTATATCCCTGGACTTTCTAaaattaattctgaaaataattttaaaaatgcattcttgctttttctttcagaatttaatttttaattttaatttaattttttattttttaaatatgaaatttattgtcagattggtttccatacaacacccagtgctcatcccaacaggttcccttctcagtgcccatcacccactttcccctccctcccaccccccatcaaccctcagtttattctcagtttttaagtctcttatggtttgactccctccctctctaacttttgttttttcccccttcccctcccccatggtcttctgttacgtttctcagtcaggatccacatgagagtgaaaacatggtatctgtcttttttttttttttaattttttttttttcaatgtttatttgtttttgggacagagagagacagagcatgaatgggggaggggcagagagagagggagacacagaatcagaaacaggctccaggctctgagccatcagcccagagcccgacgcggggctcgaactcatggactgcgagatcgtgacctggctgaagtcggacgcttaaccgactgcgccacccaggcgccccatggtatctgtctttgtatgactttatttcacttagcataacactctccagttccatccatgttgctacaaaaggccatatttcattctttctcattgccaagtagtattccattgtgcatataaaccacaatttctttatccattcatcagttgatggacatttgggctctttccataatttggctcttgttgaaagtgctgctgtaaacattggggtacaagtgcccctatgcatcagcactcctgtatcccttggggaaattcctagcagtgctattgctgggtcatcgggtaggtctgtttttaattttttggggaacctccacactgttttccaaagaggctgcaccagtttgcattcccaccaacagtgcaagagggttcctgtttctccacatcctcttcagcatctctagtctcctgatttgttcattttggccactttgactggcgtgaggtgatatctcagtgtggttttgatttgtagatccttgatgaggagtgacgttgagcatcttttcatgtgcctgttggccatctgatgtcttctttagagaagtgtctattcatgttttctgcccattttttcactggattatttgttttttgggtgtggagtttggtgagctctttatagattttggatactagccctttgtctgatacgtcattcgcaaatatcttttcccattccgtcagttgccttttagtttagtttagtattaaaatttttttttttgatgttttatttttgagagagggagggagggagggagggagggagagagagagagagagagagagagagagaacgaaagaGAACGAAcaatcaagggaggggcagagagagagggagacacagaatccgaagcaggctccggactttgtgctgactgctcagagcccacTTTTGGCTTGAatttgtgaactgtgagatcatgacctgagcttagctgactgagcccccagggacCCCTTCGTTTAGAATCTTAAAGAGATTACTCCACTGCATTCTTGCTTGATTGTTTTTGACAAGAGATTCCTTGTCATGTTGATTTTTGTTCTTCTCTATGAACTGTCTTTTTCCCTCTGGTTACTTTTAAGATCTCTTTATCACTCATTGAGCAATTTGATTGTGATATGCCTTGGTCAGGTTTTCATCTTGCTTCTTGTGCTTGGGGTTTATTCAGCTTCTTGTATCtgtgggtttatagttttcatcaaatttggaatgttttcagctattattttttcagttattttttttctgtccttccatctttcttttccctctccttcaggGACTCCTAGTACATATGCATTAGATCTTTTGAAATTGTCTCACAGTTTACCAgtgctttgtttgctttttttttcctttttaattctctttttcccttctctgtatgtcaatttgaattgtttcttttcctaTGTCCTCAAGGTCACTAATCTATTTTAACTACAGTGTCTAATCTGCAATATCCTGTGTATTTCTAATCTCACACATTGTACTTTTGCTCTCCAGAAGTTCTGTTTGAGTGTTTTATAGCTTATGTGTTTCTGTGTGGCTTTATGAGCATATACAGTTTAATTACtgtttcagtttccttctctacTAACTCTAACATCTGTGTTCTTGGTTGATTTTGAattgttagtttttcttcttggtacaggtcatattttcctgctttgcATGGTTAGTGATTTTTGACTTAATGTTAGGCACTTTGTCATTTACTTTGTTGAGTgctgtatatttttgtattcttataaAAATTCTTGGGCTTTGTTCTGGAATACAGTAAAATgatttggaaacagtttgatttttttcaggtCTTGCTTGGTTTCAGAGTTGTTAGGTGGGACAGGAGCAATGCTCAGTCTAGGACTAATTACTCTGTACTACGGGGGCCACCCCTTTCTGTGTGCTCTACCCAGTGCCCTGGGACTCATGTTTTCCAGCAGAACTGATGGAACCAGAACTCTTGCCAGCTCTGTGATAAGAGCCAGACACTGTTACTTTTAGTCTTCTTAGGTGGTTCTTTTTTGGCTTTGAGTAGTTTCCTCATATATGTGCTGATTTATACTACACTGAATGCTCTAGGGCAGGGGTTGGTAAAACAAACACAGTATTCTAGTAAAACGTGACCATACTCTAGCCAAAGGTGTTCTTTAAAGCCTTTCCTCATGATaacctgcatcagaatcacctgcgGTGACTAAAATGATAGATTTTTAGGCCATATAGCAGACCAAGAGGATCTAGAAATCTCTGAGAGAAGAGCTTGGTATTTTATATAACTTATCAAGAGATTCCTATGAGAactaaaatttgagaaacactgcccaAAAAGATAAATGGAATGGTTAAAATTATCATTACCACTGTGATATGGAAGAGGGGAGAGATGATCAGCAAGAAGGGGTAAAATTTCTATGAGCTGGAGAAAGGACGAGggcaagcaaaaacaaagaaaaagataaaaaagagtgaaaaatccTGAAAGTGTTACAGTAGCATTCTTGGTAATGCAAGTTTGTCTTCCCTGGATTAACTATctattttagatttcatttatcaaacatttttaattgtttgtggAATGACAAAATACCagatttcatatttgaaaaaagtgaaaaaagatatGTATTAATATTCACTTTAGTTGCCTCTTCAAATCTATATTTCATAGcatgaaatttttttctactttattaacAGAAATTTTTGTAAGTATTGTCCCATAGAGAAGATTgcaaaatggaagggaaaaatgACCTCTGTTTTGCTTGAATACGAGGtagttaatataaaaatgttataaagagTAAGTATTCCTCATTTTTAGAAGTAAAAACTGACAGTTATTTAGGGCCCACCACATGCCAGGTACTTTACGCACTTAATTGCATTTAATCTATACAACAGCATTGGGTGTGTGGAGGGAGAGATTATATCATCTAAAGTTGAAGAAAATGTAGCACTAACAGGGTAAGTAAATTTCCCAGAGTCCCTGAGAAATGCTAAAAACCACGAAGGAGTTGTGATTTGAACAACAAAATCCTTTTCCTTTACTGCATCATATCACCCAGATAATTTAGATTTCTTTAGGTGATAAATAGATCTCTGTacttgaaataaatttatatctaaagAGAGCAATCATACTTGTACCTGTTCATAAGTGAGGCATATCTTTTGTATCATAGAAACAGAACATAACAAAGGAATGTTTTAAAGAAGTGAACCCAgcaatatagatataaaaaatctacatgcttatattaaaatttaaaagaaaatttgactgTTACTtctaatttgaataatttatgtCCTACAATTTCAAACACTCTGGTTTACAGAAGGAGAATGAAGAACACCATCGTTTAGTTAAAGGAACACCTTTCAAATCAAATCTTTACCCAAGGGAATATTTTGACACGAATCCTTATTTGTTTGAGAAAGCTTTACcaccaattaaaaaaacagagaagaaagaattacTTGCACAGCCCTTTAAACCTTCTTCTCCTGGTAAAAAGgtaagttaaaaattttagaatgaaaaaatattaagcGTTATAAAGATCTGTTGCCTCTTTATGTCAAGTCATTTTGTTACCCATgtgtaaataataaacttttattattcaCACTCTTATTGAATCACGGTAATAATTGTGAAACCTCTTTTAACAAAATTAGGAAAAGTCACAAAGCATGGCTAGTATAGGGAATAATGAGTTCTTGCAATGAAATAatcattaattatttcaaaggcATTTGAATTTATAATGGATTTTCCAAGTACCTCTCTagattttaagtataatttttcaCAAAACCATGAAAAGCCAGACCATCTTTCAAGTTTTGAAATTGTTGTTAAAATGAACTATCTCCTACTCTGTTGGTGTTACAagtatgaataaaaatacaaatgcttcTTTGGTTTATAAACCTTAGTTTatactttgttttgtcttttatgtaTCACCTGTTGATTTTCCCTGCTGATTTTCTAttaggatatttgtctttttcatattgGTTTGTAAGATCGTTTCATATATTAAGGATATTCTTTTGTCATtgtgttgaaaataatttttttggctTGTtcaatctttgtcttttgttatggTATTTTGTGCTATTCAGAAGTTTAATAATTTGATGTGGTCAAATTTATCAGTTGTGCTAAGTTTGATGACATTCTCAGAATCACTTTCCTCACCACcaatattagaaaaatacacattcttgatttcttctattagttttttcctttttatttaaatattcatttgaaatatattttgaaatgaagagCAAGGTAAAGATTCagcttttatcttttcaaaatccaATTTTGAAATTAGGAGGACCCTTTGGGGAGGAGGATATGCTCTAGATCTTGATTGCAGTCATGGTTTCTAGGGTAATACactgtcaaaactcatagaagtGTAAATTTTAAATGGGTGCAGTTTATTGTACATGAATTAGacttaaaaactgattttttttaaaaaagccggTTCCTAGCATCACTGATGGAATAATTTTCAACAGCACTGCTTTGAAATGGCATCCTTATCAAATCAAAAttagcatttccattttatttgatgtttatttcttttattaaaaaaaattttgtttgacatttattcatttttgagagtgagagagagcatgagcaggggaggagcagagagaaagggagacacagaatctgaagcaggctccaggctccaagccgtccgcacagagcccgatgtggagcttgaactcacagaccacgagatcatgacctgagctgaagtcggacgctcaactgactgagccccctaggtgccccaatttgatgtttatttcttcctgtatGAAACTACTTTTAATTACCATTGCATTTTAATTTGGGGTGGTCTAGTTTCTATCTtgttactctttaaaaaaattacattggcTATCCTCCCATATTCTCTAGAACTTTGAAGTTATTGTCTAAAGTGCTGGGGGGAAAAGACTTTGGTATTTTGCTAAAAAGTTAAATCTTTAGATTTTTGGATGTCTTAGCTTGCTTGCTCGTTCTTGcactcattaattaattaattaattaaaagtttatttattttgaaagagagaaagaatcccatgcaggctctacactgacgttgcgcttgatctcctgaaccgtgagatcatgacctaagctgaagtcacaagttgtacacttaaccgactcagccacccacacacccctcagCATATTTATGATTTGAGTCTTCTGATCTAGAAACAAACTGCTTATTAAAACCTTTATTTCCCTTGTAGAATTCTAAATTTTGCTTCATACAGgtttatatgttttatgttttgttcctATTTATTTTAAGGCTCTtgtcaacaattttttttcctatcatataTTCCCTTATGTAATTTGtctttatcaaaatatttgataattgGCCACTTCATTAAGTTTTCTTATGTTCTAATGGGTATTATGTTGATTCTCTTTAGGTTTTCAGATATGTgattatgttatctgcaaataattTTGCCCAATCCTTTCCAGTATTTGTAGCTTTTAAGTCATGTTCATGTCTAGTTGCTTAGCATAGCAATAGTTGCCATCATTTGCCATAATCTTGAATTTACTGAATTAGTTGAATTTACTctagtgtttcatttttatagatgCCAAAAACAGGAATAAATTAGGAATGTATGTAGAATGGTATTGAATATTTTGGTGTAATCTATTTAGaccatcttttgtttctttctttgacttgttATAAGGTGAATGATGATAAATTTCttggaatgaattccacttggcTATGTTGTATTTAAGTATAatactttatcttatttattaatattttaagtatttttgcatcaataattttaagtgtaactggtctaattttttttttgtatgctttgTTTTATCTTGGTGTAAGTAGGTGTTAGCATCTTAAAATAATcagggagatttttttctttttctgtgtttt encodes:
- the CB1H4orf47 gene encoding UPF0602 protein C4orf47 homolog isoform X3, which gives rise to MPAEGGKTDMERIGLFSEMEYVTVGDKYVSSFNRPFNDAASKNKQMLPGGSKAMSNLQAGYFDPHFVRIFEGEGYVNLNQVRRRHMMEEAKKNLGKAFLPSNGDKKPCGLGTYYGTIGGPVPFFSTQLKPRDKYEVPGKNLYTNPGKKGTGYGYANITIGKQFSHSADFYDAPKLNFKKENEEHHRLVKGTPFKSNLYPREYFDTNPYLFEKALPPIKKTEKKELLAQPFKPSSPGKKIKVNE
- the CB1H4orf47 gene encoding UPF0602 protein C4orf47 homolog isoform X1, translated to MPAEGGKTDMERIGLFSEMEYVTVGDKYVSSFNRPFNDAASKNKQMLPGGSKAMSNLQAGYFDPHFVRIFEGEGYVNLNQVRRRHMMEEAKKNLGKAFLPSNGDKKPCGLGTYYGTIGGPVPFFSTQLKPRDKYEVPGKNLYTNPGKKGTGYGYANITIGKQFSHSADFYDAPKLNFKKENEEHHRLVKGTPFKSNLYPREYFDTNPYLFEKALPPIKKTEKKELLAQPFKPSSPGKKAGGMKAGTFDPYPSHSADPYVVKLASQTSSKGAKIFYPPSGPKSRPTKSIMTLNVKRALNTKNYKTASVQSC
- the CB1H4orf47 gene encoding UPF0602 protein C4orf47 homolog isoform X2, producing MPAEGGKTDMERIGLFSEMEYVTVGDKYVSSFNRPFNDAASKNKQMLPGGSKAMSNLQAGYFDPHFVRIFEGEGYVNLNQVRRRHMMEEAKKNLGKAFLPSNGDKKPCGLGTYYGTIGGPVPFFSTQLKPRDKYEVPGKNLYTNPGKKGTGYGYANITIGKQFSHSADFYDAPKLNFKKENEEHHRLVKGTPFKSNLYPREYFDTNPYLFEKALPPIKKTEKKELLAQPFKPSSPGKKGTKYEELQDCFSTVLLASGRQIAFQVLTTSNSLSSANYLRIT
- the CB1H4orf47 gene encoding UPF0602 protein C4orf47 homolog isoform X4 produces the protein MPAEGGKTDMERIGLFSEMEYVTVGDKYVSSFNRPFNDAASKNKQMLPGGSKAMSNLQAGYFDPHFVRIFEGEGYVNLNQVRRRHMMEEAKKNLGKAFLPSNGDKKPCGLGTYYGTIGGPVPFFSTQLKPRDKYEVPGKNLYTNPGKKGTGYGYANITIGKQFSHSADFYDAPKLNFKKENEEHHRLVKGTPFKSNLYPREYFDTNPYLFEKALPPIKKTEKKELLAQPFKPSSPGKKG